The Ranitomeya imitator isolate aRanImi1 chromosome 6, aRanImi1.pri, whole genome shotgun sequence genome window below encodes:
- the HNRNPA2B1 gene encoding heterogeneous nuclear ribonucleoproteins A2/B1 isoform X2, giving the protein MEREKEQFRKLFIGGLSFETTEESLRTYYEQWGKLTDCVVMRDPASKRSRGFGFVTFSSMNEVDAAMSSRPHSIDGRVVEPKRAVAREESAKPGAHVTVKKLFVGGIKEDTDEHHLREYFEEYGKIDSIEVITDKQSGKKRGFGFVTFDDHDPVDKIVLQKYHTINGHNAEVRKALSRQEMHEVQSTRSSRGGNFGFGDSRGGGGGGNFGSGPGSNFRGGSDGYGGGRGYGDGYNGYGGGGGGGQGGGNFGGGQGYGGGRGGYGGGGGGPGYGNQGGGYGGGYDNYGGGNYGPGSGGGGGGSSGGYGGGRNRY; this is encoded by the exons ATGGAG AGGGAGAAGGAGCAGTTCCGTAAGTTGTTCATCGGGGGCCTGAGCTTCGAGACCACCGAGGAGAGTCTGCGGACGTACTACGAGCAATGGGGGAAGCTGACGGACTGCGTG GTCATGAGGGACCCTGCAAGCAAAAGATCCAGGGGCTTTGGGTTTGTGACTTTCTCCTCTATGAATGAAGTTGACGCTGCCATGTCCTCCAGGCCCCATTCTATTGACGGAAGAGTTGTGGAGCCCAAGCGAGCTGTAGCAAGAGAG GAATCTGCGAAACCCGGAGCCCATGTTACAGTTAAGAAGCTCTTTGTTGGCGGTATCAAGGAAGACACTGATGAACATCACCTCAGGGAATATTTTGAAGAATATGGAAAAATTGATAGCATTGAAGTTATCACAGATAAACAATCTGGCAAAAAGAGAGGCTTTGGCTTTGTGACATTCGATGACCATGATCCTGTGGATAAAATTGTCT TGCAAAAGTATCACACCATAAACGGACACAATGCAGAAGTCAGGAAGGCATTATCAAGGCAAGAAATGCATGAAGTACAGAGCACTAGGAGCAGCAGGGGAG GTAACTTTGGTTTTGGTGACTCCCGTGGTGGTGGCGGCGGTGGAAACTTTGGCTCAGGGCCTGGCAGCAACTTCAGAGGAGGTTCTG ATGGCTATGGCGGTGGTCGTGGATATGGTGACGGTTACAATGGatacggtggtggtggtggtggtggtcaaGGAg GTGGAAACTTTGGTGGCGGACAAGGTTATGGTGGTGGACGAGGTggatatggtggtggtggtggcggccctGGCTATGGAAATCAAGGTGGTGGCTATGGCGGTGGATATGACAactatggtggag GAAACTATGGTCCTGGAAGTGGAGGTGGAGGTGGAGGCAGCAGCGGTGGATATGGAGGAGGGAGAAATCGCTACTAA
- the HNRNPA2B1 gene encoding heterogeneous nuclear ribonucleoproteins A2/B1 isoform X1, with amino-acid sequence MEREKEQFRKLFIGGLSFETTEESLRTYYEQWGKLTDCVVMRDPASKRSRGFGFVTFSSMNEVDAAMSSRPHSIDGRVVEPKRAVAREESAKPGAHVTVKKLFVGGIKEDTDEHHLREYFEEYGKIDSIEVITDKQSGKKRGFGFVTFDDHDPVDKIVLQKYHTINGHNAEVRKALSRQEMHEVQSTRSSRGGNFGFGDSRGGGGGGNFGSGPGSNFRGGSDGYGGGRGYGDGYNGYGGGGGGGQGGGNFGGGQGYGGGRGGYGGGGGGPGYGNQGGGYGGGYDNYGGGNYGGGGGGGGNYNDFGNYNQQSSNYGPMKSGGNYGPGSGGGGGGSSGGYGGGRNRY; translated from the exons ATGGAG AGGGAGAAGGAGCAGTTCCGTAAGTTGTTCATCGGGGGCCTGAGCTTCGAGACCACCGAGGAGAGTCTGCGGACGTACTACGAGCAATGGGGGAAGCTGACGGACTGCGTG GTCATGAGGGACCCTGCAAGCAAAAGATCCAGGGGCTTTGGGTTTGTGACTTTCTCCTCTATGAATGAAGTTGACGCTGCCATGTCCTCCAGGCCCCATTCTATTGACGGAAGAGTTGTGGAGCCCAAGCGAGCTGTAGCAAGAGAG GAATCTGCGAAACCCGGAGCCCATGTTACAGTTAAGAAGCTCTTTGTTGGCGGTATCAAGGAAGACACTGATGAACATCACCTCAGGGAATATTTTGAAGAATATGGAAAAATTGATAGCATTGAAGTTATCACAGATAAACAATCTGGCAAAAAGAGAGGCTTTGGCTTTGTGACATTCGATGACCATGATCCTGTGGATAAAATTGTCT TGCAAAAGTATCACACCATAAACGGACACAATGCAGAAGTCAGGAAGGCATTATCAAGGCAAGAAATGCATGAAGTACAGAGCACTAGGAGCAGCAGGGGAG GTAACTTTGGTTTTGGTGACTCCCGTGGTGGTGGCGGCGGTGGAAACTTTGGCTCAGGGCCTGGCAGCAACTTCAGAGGAGGTTCTG ATGGCTATGGCGGTGGTCGTGGATATGGTGACGGTTACAATGGatacggtggtggtggtggtggtggtcaaGGAg GTGGAAACTTTGGTGGCGGACAAGGTTATGGTGGTGGACGAGGTggatatggtggtggtggtggcggccctGGCTATGGAAATCAAGGTGGTGGCTATGGCGGTGGATATGACAactatggtggag GAAActacggtggtggtggtggtggtggaggaaacTACAATGACTTTGGAAACTACAACCAGCAGTCATCAAACTATGGCCCAATGAAAAGCGGAG GAAACTATGGTCCTGGAAGTGGAGGTGGAGGTGGAGGCAGCAGCGGTGGATATGGAGGAGGGAGAAATCGCTACTAA
- the HNRNPA2B1 gene encoding heterogeneous nuclear ribonucleoproteins A2/B1 isoform X3 produces the protein MEREKEQFRKLFIGGLSFETTEESLRTYYEQWGKLTDCVVMRDPASKRSRGFGFVTFSSMNEVDAAMSSRPHSIDGRVVEPKRAVAREESAKPGAHVTVKKLFVGGIKEDTDEHHLREYFEEYGKIDSIEVITDKQSGKKRGFGFVTFDDHDPVDKIVLQKYHTINGHNAEVRKALSRQEMHEVQSTRSSRGGNFGFGDSRGGGGGGNFGSGPGSNFRGGSDGYGGGRGYGDGYNGYGGGGGGGQGGGNFGGGQGYGGGRGGYGGGGGGPGYGNQGGGYGGGYDNYGGGNYGGGGGGGGNYNDFGNYNQQSSNYGPMKSGGNFGGSRNMGGPYGGGGNYGPGSGGGGGGSSGGYGGGRNRY, from the exons ATGGAG AGGGAGAAGGAGCAGTTCCGTAAGTTGTTCATCGGGGGCCTGAGCTTCGAGACCACCGAGGAGAGTCTGCGGACGTACTACGAGCAATGGGGGAAGCTGACGGACTGCGTG GTCATGAGGGACCCTGCAAGCAAAAGATCCAGGGGCTTTGGGTTTGTGACTTTCTCCTCTATGAATGAAGTTGACGCTGCCATGTCCTCCAGGCCCCATTCTATTGACGGAAGAGTTGTGGAGCCCAAGCGAGCTGTAGCAAGAGAG GAATCTGCGAAACCCGGAGCCCATGTTACAGTTAAGAAGCTCTTTGTTGGCGGTATCAAGGAAGACACTGATGAACATCACCTCAGGGAATATTTTGAAGAATATGGAAAAATTGATAGCATTGAAGTTATCACAGATAAACAATCTGGCAAAAAGAGAGGCTTTGGCTTTGTGACATTCGATGACCATGATCCTGTGGATAAAATTGTCT TGCAAAAGTATCACACCATAAACGGACACAATGCAGAAGTCAGGAAGGCATTATCAAGGCAAGAAATGCATGAAGTACAGAGCACTAGGAGCAGCAGGGGAG GTAACTTTGGTTTTGGTGACTCCCGTGGTGGTGGCGGCGGTGGAAACTTTGGCTCAGGGCCTGGCAGCAACTTCAGAGGAGGTTCTG ATGGCTATGGCGGTGGTCGTGGATATGGTGACGGTTACAATGGatacggtggtggtggtggtggtggtcaaGGAg GTGGAAACTTTGGTGGCGGACAAGGTTATGGTGGTGGACGAGGTggatatggtggtggtggtggcggccctGGCTATGGAAATCAAGGTGGTGGCTATGGCGGTGGATATGACAactatggtggag GAAActacggtggtggtggtggtggtggaggaaacTACAATGACTTTGGAAACTACAACCAGCAGTCATCAAACTATGGCCCAATGAAAAGCGGAGGTAACTTCGGAGGCAGCAGGAACATGGGAGGACCATATGGTGGTGGTG GAAACTATGGTCCTGGAAGTGGAGGTGGAGGTGGAGGCAGCAGCGGTGGATATGGAGGAGGGAGAAATCGCTACTAA